One segment of Natronosalvus halobius DNA contains the following:
- a CDS encoding DUF7536 family protein — protein MSPSPDRPDRPPTAALLEALDVKRNAIISLLVGVAFTVAVFAFFVVIPGSNQQSSYLVALAFVLATTSAGTVWIALTVYAAVGLSRELSADERP, from the coding sequence GTGTCACCGTCACCGGATCGTCCGGACCGCCCGCCGACGGCGGCCCTGCTCGAGGCCCTCGACGTAAAGCGAAACGCAATCATTTCGCTACTCGTCGGCGTCGCGTTTACCGTCGCGGTCTTCGCCTTCTTCGTCGTTATCCCCGGCTCGAACCAGCAGTCGAGCTACCTGGTCGCGCTCGCGTTCGTCCTCGCGACGACCAGCGCCGGAACCGTCTGGATCGCGCTGACGGTGTACGCTGCCGTCGGCCTCTCACGGGAACTGTCAGCGGACGAACGGCCCTGA
- a CDS encoding magnesium transporter, with product MSILSTNDSLGSWSARSIVSTMFPLLIVLSIIVLAAGITLDRAEALLEQYRVLAIMVPTMVGLGGNLGAILSSRLSSRLHLGVATFDVRDTGLWANIAAILALAVTVFTVLAIGAYLLGVAFGIAIALPTLLFIALVSGISTAVIAIVCSFGATYASYRLGVDPDDLTIPIVTNVVDVFGMLIFIGVSWLVLGL from the coding sequence ATGTCGATTCTCTCCACGAACGACTCGCTGGGCTCCTGGAGTGCCCGATCGATCGTCTCCACGATGTTCCCCCTACTGATCGTGCTCTCGATCATCGTCCTCGCGGCCGGGATCACCCTTGATCGGGCCGAGGCGCTCCTCGAGCAGTATCGCGTGCTGGCGATCATGGTTCCCACGATGGTCGGACTCGGCGGCAACCTCGGCGCGATTTTGAGTTCGCGACTCTCGAGTCGCCTCCACCTGGGCGTCGCGACGTTCGACGTGCGGGATACTGGTCTCTGGGCGAACATCGCCGCCATTCTCGCGCTGGCGGTGACGGTCTTCACGGTGCTCGCGATCGGTGCGTACCTGCTCGGCGTCGCGTTCGGTATCGCCATCGCGCTCCCGACGTTGCTCTTTATCGCCCTGGTCAGCGGAATCTCGACCGCCGTCATCGCCATCGTCTGCAGTTTCGGCGCGACGTACGCCTCCTACCGACTCGGGGTCGATCCCGACGACCTGACGATTCCCATCGTGACGAACGTCGTCGACGTTTTCGGGATGCTCATCTTCATCGGGGTCTCGTGGCTCGTGCTCGGGTTGTAA
- a CDS encoding magnesium transporter: MSAREEFVSIYRETLPVLLIALGGGLASGVILENLLASVERFPGLLVMVPVFLATRGNVYGALGGRLASGLHQGLIEPRFSWDERLVNAVVASFVNGIGISIVIAVLTRLALAVLGWESAALWEFLAIMLISGVLTSTVLIFGLLLVLFGGYEAGYDPDNLVGPIVTTLGDIFGMLFLVFAVTLVGVMP, from the coding sequence ATGAGCGCTCGCGAGGAGTTCGTGTCGATCTATCGGGAGACGCTCCCGGTGCTGTTGATCGCGCTCGGCGGCGGCCTCGCCTCCGGCGTCATCCTGGAGAACCTCCTCGCCAGCGTCGAACGGTTTCCCGGGCTGCTCGTGATGGTTCCGGTCTTCCTCGCCACGCGCGGGAACGTCTACGGCGCGCTCGGGGGACGACTCGCCAGCGGGCTCCACCAGGGGCTGATCGAGCCGCGCTTCTCGTGGGACGAACGCCTGGTCAATGCGGTGGTGGCCTCCTTCGTCAACGGCATCGGTATCTCGATCGTCATCGCCGTGCTCACGCGACTCGCGCTGGCGGTGCTTGGCTGGGAGTCTGCGGCGCTCTGGGAGTTTCTCGCCATCATGCTCATTTCGGGCGTGCTCACCTCGACCGTGTTGATCTTCGGTCTCTTGCTGGTGCTCTTCGGCGGGTACGAGGCGGGCTACGACCCCGACAATCTCGTCGGCCCCATCGTGACGACGCTGGGTGACATCTTCGGCATGCTCTTTCTTGTCTTTGCCGTCACACTCGTCGGGGTGATGCCCTGA
- the crcB gene encoding fluoride efflux transporter CrcB, translating to MSADLSLSFASELARLADGLEPAHLVGVGGAVGALARHWVYQRLSWDSFPVATLAVNVLGSFLLGVVTFANPGPATAQFVGTGICGAFTTFSTFSVETVQLLERGDRRPAAIAAGSNLLASIGGIWLAWWLVTL from the coding sequence GTGAGCGCCGACCTCTCGCTCTCGTTCGCGAGCGAGCTGGCTCGACTCGCGGACGGTCTCGAGCCAGCCCACCTCGTCGGCGTCGGTGGTGCCGTGGGAGCACTCGCTCGTCACTGGGTGTACCAGCGCCTCTCCTGGGACTCGTTCCCGGTCGCGACCCTCGCGGTCAACGTGCTGGGGAGTTTCCTGCTGGGCGTGGTTACCTTCGCCAATCCGGGACCAGCGACCGCCCAGTTCGTCGGGACGGGAATCTGCGGCGCGTTCACGACGTTCTCGACGTTCTCGGTGGAGACCGTTCAGTTGCTCGAGCGCGGCGACCGTCGCCCGGCAGCCATCGCGGCCGGGTCGAATCTGCTCGCCTCGATAGGCGGGATCTGGCTGGCGTGGTGGCTGGTCACGCTCTGA
- a CDS encoding fluoride efflux transporter FluC, giving the protein MSDTALTRLETLALIAIGGFVGSNLRFYAFGALPEELALLTVNVVGSAVLGFLVYEAQYRGRIDPATRIFLTTGFLSSLTTYSGFALQAGTANGPLLFGAVVVGNYALGFAGVFVGRSLARATGGDRS; this is encoded by the coding sequence ATGTCCGACACCGCACTCACTCGACTCGAGACGCTCGCCCTGATCGCCATCGGCGGCTTCGTCGGGTCGAACCTCCGATTCTACGCGTTCGGCGCGCTTCCCGAAGAACTCGCCCTCCTCACCGTCAACGTCGTCGGGAGTGCCGTCCTCGGCTTCCTGGTCTACGAGGCCCAGTACCGGGGACGGATCGATCCGGCGACCCGGATCTTTCTGACGACGGGCTTTCTCTCATCGCTGACGACCTACAGCGGCTTCGCGTTGCAAGCGGGGACCGCCAATGGGCCGCTGCTATTCGGCGCCGTCGTCGTCGGCAACTACGCGCTCGGCTTCGCCGGCGTCTTCGTCGGACGGTCGCTGGCTCGAGCGACGGGCGGTGATCGCTCGTGA
- a CDS encoding cation diffusion facilitator family transporter yields the protein MSEGVHRHRRDFRRAAWVNVIGNAAKIAVEGAAGLAFGSFSLLADAAHSLADLVASVVVLVWGTSSYDEPDDTHPHGHDRIEPLTALFVGAVIALLGLSLLNQSVRGLLYSTDVTFSPLLLGALAFAIVDMYLVYRYTQAINREIGSTALDALAVDCLNDIYTSLAAVIGVTGVVFGVPELDAVAGGLVSLIVVSQGVSIARENVDYLVGAAPSSEKREAISRTLRDHPGVQGIHDLTVYYDGTVLEVEVHVEVDGEMPLRDAHDLETALVTALREQDDVGDAHVHLDPSGIGEWKDHVES from the coding sequence ATGAGCGAGGGCGTACACCGACACCGGCGCGACTTCCGGCGCGCAGCCTGGGTGAACGTCATCGGCAACGCCGCCAAAATCGCCGTCGAAGGGGCCGCAGGTCTCGCCTTTGGCAGTTTCTCGCTGCTCGCCGACGCCGCCCACTCCCTGGCCGACCTCGTCGCCAGCGTCGTCGTCCTCGTCTGGGGAACGAGCAGTTACGACGAACCCGACGACACCCACCCCCACGGCCACGACCGAATCGAACCCCTGACGGCGCTGTTCGTCGGCGCGGTCATCGCCTTGCTCGGCCTCTCCCTGCTCAACCAGTCGGTTCGGGGCCTCCTCTATAGCACCGACGTCACCTTCAGTCCCCTCCTGCTCGGCGCGCTGGCGTTCGCGATCGTCGACATGTACCTCGTCTACCGGTACACCCAGGCGATCAACCGCGAGATTGGCTCGACCGCGCTCGACGCCCTCGCGGTCGACTGCCTGAACGACATCTACACCTCCCTCGCGGCAGTGATCGGCGTCACCGGCGTCGTCTTCGGCGTTCCAGAACTCGACGCCGTCGCCGGCGGCCTCGTGAGCCTGATCGTCGTCTCTCAGGGCGTCTCCATCGCCCGCGAGAACGTCGATTACCTCGTCGGTGCCGCCCCCTCGAGCGAGAAGCGCGAGGCCATCTCCAGGACGCTCCGGGACCATCCGGGCGTGCAGGGAATTCACGACCTCACCGTCTACTACGACGGGACGGTCCTCGAGGTCGAGGTCCACGTGGAGGTCGACGGCGAGATGCCCCTGCGGGACGCCCACGACCTCGAGACGGCGCTCGTGACGGCCCTGCGCGAACAGGACGACGTCGGGGACGCCCACGTCCATCTCGATCCCTCGGGGATCGGCGAGTGGAAGGATCACGTCGAGTCCTGA
- a CDS encoding M24 family metallopeptidase — translation MYQRDFMEGTRGTQAVDWEERIDVKRMRRERKERALERLQETELGAMLLVSDPNIRYVTGLAMTGGSGADHYTVLTEEGDVIHWDTADHASNQRFNCPWLQDIRYACPGLGNVPRASGRDSARDFLKAKMADTVATALEEYGVDDEVLGIDVGNAGLVSAFEDRGIEVDTGTVPSVMEDARKVKTRDEIECLRQVAAICEAGFQRITETARPGASETDLWGAAAEELWKQGAFVGGGYVTSGPNTWPKHQANTTDRMIRPGDLVYADFYNIGYLGYRSCYYRTFSMGEPTQAQKDAYEIARDNLYDVLERIEPGATTDEICKGFPDMEGEHADFYDADEHWQMTTNHWGHGLGLQLYEVPLIWRGLSSEHPIEIEEGMTMAVETQEPAENQGVRVEEMVVVRENGVEILSRWPVEEITRIDY, via the coding sequence ATGTACCAGCGGGACTTCATGGAGGGAACGCGCGGGACCCAGGCCGTCGACTGGGAGGAGCGCATCGACGTCAAGCGGATGCGCCGCGAGCGAAAGGAGCGCGCCCTCGAGCGCCTCCAGGAGACCGAACTCGGCGCCATGCTCCTCGTCTCGGACCCGAACATCCGCTACGTCACCGGCCTGGCGATGACCGGCGGCAGCGGAGCCGACCACTACACAGTCCTCACCGAGGAAGGCGACGTGATCCACTGGGACACCGCCGACCACGCGAGCAACCAGCGCTTCAACTGCCCGTGGCTCCAGGACATCCGGTACGCCTGCCCTGGACTCGGCAACGTCCCCCGCGCCTCCGGGCGGGACTCCGCACGTGACTTCCTCAAGGCAAAGATGGCCGACACCGTGGCGACGGCTCTCGAGGAGTACGGCGTCGACGACGAGGTTCTGGGCATCGACGTCGGAAACGCCGGCCTGGTAAGCGCCTTCGAGGACCGCGGAATCGAGGTCGACACCGGGACCGTCCCATCGGTGATGGAGGACGCCCGCAAGGTCAAGACCCGCGACGAGATCGAGTGTCTCCGCCAGGTCGCGGCCATCTGCGAGGCCGGATTCCAGCGGATCACCGAGACCGCCCGTCCAGGAGCCAGCGAGACCGACCTCTGGGGGGCCGCCGCGGAGGAACTCTGGAAGCAGGGGGCGTTCGTCGGCGGCGGCTACGTCACCTCCGGGCCGAACACCTGGCCGAAACACCAGGCGAACACCACCGATCGGATGATCCGGCCCGGCGACCTCGTCTACGCCGACTTCTACAACATCGGCTACCTGGGCTACCGCTCGTGTTACTACCGCACCTTCAGCATGGGCGAGCCGACCCAGGCCCAAAAAGACGCCTACGAGATCGCCCGCGATAACCTCTACGACGTGCTTGAGCGCATCGAACCCGGTGCGACGACCGACGAGATCTGCAAGGGCTTCCCAGACATGGAAGGCGAGCATGCCGACTTCTACGACGCGGACGAACACTGGCAGATGACGACCAACCACTGGGGCCACGGTCTCGGGCTTCAGCTGTACGAGGTGCCCCTGATCTGGCGGGGGCTCTCCTCCGAGCACCCCATCGAGATCGAGGAGGGGATGACGATGGCCGTCGAGACCCAGGAGCCCGCGGAGAACCAGGGCGTGCGCGTCGAGGAGATGGTCGTCGTCCGCGAGAACGGCGTCGAAATCCTGAGCCGGTGGCCAGTCGAGGAGATCACGCGAATCGACTACTGA
- a CDS encoding macro domain-containing protein, with protein sequence MDFDVIQGDIAVQSADALVNAAGTSLRMGSGVAGALRRGAGPEINEEAMANGPVDLGEVAVTDAYDLEAEYVVHAAAMPHYGDGKATEESIRDATRNALERADDLGCQSLVIPALGCGVAGFDLAEGAEIIARELQAYEPSTLEDVRFIAYDEREFETVRRAVRRRQD encoded by the coding sequence ATGGACTTCGACGTCATCCAGGGCGACATCGCGGTCCAGTCCGCCGACGCCCTCGTCAACGCTGCCGGAACCAGCCTCCGGATGGGGTCGGGCGTCGCCGGCGCACTTCGGCGCGGGGCCGGCCCGGAGATCAACGAGGAGGCGATGGCGAACGGACCGGTCGACCTCGGCGAAGTCGCCGTCACGGACGCCTACGACCTCGAGGCCGAGTACGTCGTCCACGCGGCGGCGATGCCCCACTACGGCGACGGGAAGGCCACTGAAGAGAGCATCCGCGACGCCACCCGGAACGCCCTCGAGCGCGCCGACGACCTGGGCTGTCAGTCGCTCGTGATCCCGGCCCTCGGCTGTGGCGTCGCCGGCTTCGACCTCGCCGAGGGCGCCGAGATCATCGCTCGAGAGCTTCAGGCCTACGAACCAAGCACGCTGGAGGACGTGCGATTCATCGCCTACGACGAGCGGGAGTTCGAGACGGTTCGACGTGCCGTACGAAGACGTCAAGATTGA
- a CDS encoding chemotaxis protein CheW encodes MTETGSSSESTDRVSMLTFELQSDGYCVESDRVSSVLGVGDTGVVDAAEDPWNAGEIDVGGERIRVVDLARVFTAPTASIDRSSDPMLLVFGVTDDAGAYYGWLVDDVGITRRVDRDRIEPNPQSGAFVAGHLPLEGETYRWLDERAIHD; translated from the coding sequence ATGACGGAGACTGGTAGTTCGAGCGAGTCAACCGACCGCGTCTCGATGCTGACGTTCGAACTGCAGTCGGACGGCTACTGCGTCGAATCCGATCGAGTCTCGTCGGTGCTGGGCGTCGGTGACACCGGCGTCGTCGACGCCGCTGAGGATCCCTGGAACGCGGGCGAAATCGACGTCGGTGGCGAGCGGATCCGAGTCGTCGACCTCGCTCGCGTGTTCACGGCACCGACGGCGTCGATCGATCGCTCGAGCGATCCCATGCTCCTCGTGTTCGGCGTCACCGACGACGCCGGCGCCTACTACGGGTGGCTGGTCGACGACGTCGGCATCACCCGGCGGGTCGACCGGGACCGCATCGAACCCAATCCGCAGAGCGGCGCGTTCGTCGCGGGCCACCTCCCGCTCGAGGGGGAGACGTACCGCTGGCTCGACGAACGAGCGATTCACGATTAG
- a CDS encoding response regulator transcription factor, which produces MPTEPHVLIVEDEPDLATLYSAWLEDEVSVETAYDGTDALDAIDETVDIVLLDRRMPGLPGDTVLETIRQRDLDCRVAMVTAVEPDFDIIGLGFDDYLVKPVSKAELTSLIDQLLLRSSYDDQLQKFFALASKKALLDGQKTVAERRASQEYAVLEDRLAVLRATVDDTMMELLERDVYRRLCEDISRTPVATE; this is translated from the coding sequence ATGCCAACCGAACCCCACGTCCTGATCGTCGAAGACGAACCCGACCTGGCGACGCTCTACAGCGCCTGGCTCGAGGACGAGGTGTCCGTCGAGACTGCTTACGACGGCACGGACGCCCTCGATGCCATCGACGAAACGGTCGATATCGTGCTTCTCGACCGCCGAATGCCGGGTCTTCCGGGCGACACCGTCCTCGAGACCATCCGGCAACGCGACCTCGACTGTCGCGTAGCCATGGTGACGGCAGTCGAACCGGACTTCGACATCATCGGCCTGGGATTCGACGACTACCTCGTCAAACCGGTCTCGAAGGCCGAGCTCACCTCGCTGATCGACCAGTTGCTGTTGCGCTCGAGCTACGACGACCAACTCCAGAAATTCTTCGCACTCGCGTCGAAGAAGGCACTCCTGGACGGCCAGAAAACGGTCGCCGAGCGACGGGCCAGCCAGGAGTACGCCGTTCTCGAGGACCGCCTGGCGGTATTGCGGGCGACCGTCGACGACACCATGATGGAATTGCTGGAGCGGGACGTCTATCGCCGCCTCTGTGAAGACATCTCCAGAACGCCGGTTGCGACCGAGTAG
- the purL gene encoding phosphoribosylformylglycinamidine synthase subunit PurL encodes MSEADSDHELIVAELGREPTPAEAALFENLWSEHCAYRSSRPLLSAFESEGEQVVVGPGDDAAVVALPSGGRNGEQDVYITLGIESHNHPSYVDPFDGAATGVGGIVRDTLSMGAYPIALTDSLYFGPFENEHSRYLLEGVVEGISHYGNCIGVPTVGGSVDFHPDYEGNPLVNVACVGLLTEDRLVTAIAQEPGNKLVLVGNATGRDGLGGASFASEDLAEDAETEDRPAVQVGDPYAEKLLIEANEVMIDEGLLESARDLGAAGLGGASSELVAKGGLGAEIDLETVHQREPNMTALEILLAESQERMCYEVAPENVERVREIAERFDLGCSVIGDITAGNYVCTFDGETVVDVDAKFLGDGAPMNDLPWEEPTEPETDLPDTDLEDAFDAVVGSPNTASKRWVYRQYDHEVGIRTSVPPGDDAAIVAVRETDTGIDAGTGTGLAISAGAAPNWTSANPRNGARAVALENATNLAVKGATPLAAVDCLNGGNPEKADVYGGFKAIVDGLAEMCADLSVPVVGGNVSLYNDSVSGPIPPTPTIAMVGTKAGYDAPGLGARSEESSLLLVGDDALERDSFALGGSELLAQFGGSDQFPDLPESPTERLETLATVANADSTLATHDVSHGGLAVTLAEMVTADVGLEVALPTDDLAAGLFHELPGRAVVQTTDPDAVVEAFDGVAPVVELGSPTADGTLSITVATEDGNETTVLDRTAAGIAALRTVLETELE; translated from the coding sequence ATGAGCGAAGCCGATTCGGACCACGAACTGATCGTCGCCGAACTGGGCCGAGAGCCAACCCCAGCGGAGGCGGCGCTGTTCGAGAACCTCTGGAGCGAACACTGCGCCTACCGATCCTCGAGACCGCTACTGTCGGCGTTCGAGAGCGAGGGCGAGCAGGTCGTCGTGGGGCCGGGCGACGACGCGGCGGTCGTCGCGCTGCCCTCTGGCGGGAGAAATGGAGAGCAGGACGTCTACATCACCCTCGGTATCGAGAGCCACAATCACCCCTCCTACGTCGACCCCTTCGACGGCGCCGCCACGGGCGTTGGCGGCATCGTCCGGGATACCCTCTCGATGGGCGCCTACCCAATCGCGCTCACCGACAGCCTCTACTTCGGCCCGTTCGAGAACGAACACTCCCGGTACCTCCTCGAGGGCGTCGTCGAAGGGATCAGCCACTACGGCAACTGTATCGGCGTCCCCACCGTCGGCGGCAGCGTCGACTTCCACCCCGACTACGAGGGGAACCCGCTGGTGAACGTCGCCTGCGTCGGCCTCCTCACCGAGGACCGCCTCGTGACGGCCATCGCCCAGGAGCCGGGGAACAAACTCGTGCTCGTGGGCAACGCCACCGGCCGCGACGGCCTCGGCGGCGCGAGTTTCGCGAGCGAGGACCTGGCTGAGGACGCCGAAACGGAGGACCGTCCCGCGGTCCAGGTCGGCGATCCATACGCCGAGAAACTGCTGATCGAGGCCAACGAGGTCATGATCGACGAGGGGTTGCTCGAATCGGCCCGCGACCTCGGCGCCGCTGGATTGGGCGGGGCCTCGAGCGAACTCGTCGCCAAGGGCGGCCTCGGCGCCGAAATCGACCTCGAGACGGTCCACCAGCGCGAGCCGAACATGACCGCACTCGAGATCCTGCTCGCAGAGTCCCAGGAGCGAATGTGCTACGAGGTCGCCCCCGAGAACGTCGAGCGGGTTCGCGAGATCGCCGAACGCTTCGACCTGGGCTGTTCGGTCATCGGCGATATCACGGCCGGCAACTACGTCTGTACCTTCGACGGAGAGACCGTCGTCGACGTCGACGCCAAGTTCCTCGGGGACGGAGCGCCGATGAACGACCTACCGTGGGAGGAGCCGACCGAACCCGAGACCGATCTCCCTGACACCGACCTCGAGGACGCCTTCGATGCCGTCGTCGGCTCGCCCAACACCGCCTCTAAACGGTGGGTCTACCGCCAGTACGACCACGAGGTGGGGATCCGGACGAGCGTTCCGCCGGGTGACGACGCGGCGATCGTCGCCGTTCGAGAGACCGATACCGGAATCGACGCGGGAACCGGAACTGGACTGGCCATCTCCGCAGGCGCTGCTCCGAACTGGACGAGTGCGAACCCGAGAAACGGAGCGCGCGCGGTCGCCCTCGAGAACGCGACCAACCTCGCCGTCAAGGGCGCGACGCCGCTCGCCGCGGTGGACTGTCTCAACGGCGGCAACCCCGAGAAGGCCGACGTCTACGGCGGGTTCAAGGCCATCGTCGACGGCCTGGCGGAGATGTGTGCCGACCTCTCGGTACCGGTCGTCGGCGGCAACGTCTCCCTGTACAACGACTCGGTGAGCGGCCCCATCCCACCGACGCCAACGATCGCGATGGTCGGCACGAAGGCGGGCTACGACGCGCCGGGCCTCGGGGCGCGTTCCGAGGAGTCGTCGCTTCTCCTGGTCGGCGACGACGCCCTCGAGCGCGATTCCTTCGCCCTCGGCGGCTCCGAACTCCTGGCGCAGTTCGGCGGGAGCGATCAGTTCCCCGACCTCCCCGAGTCGCCTACAGAACGGCTCGAGACGCTCGCTACCGTCGCGAACGCCGACTCGACGCTCGCGACCCACGACGTGAGCCACGGCGGTCTGGCGGTGACACTCGCGGAGATGGTGACCGCGGACGTCGGCCTCGAGGTGGCGCTGCCGACCGACGACCTGGCGGCGGGCCTGTTTCACGAACTCCCCGGACGGGCAGTGGTCCAGACGACCGACCCCGATGCCGTGGTCGAGGCGTTCGATGGCGTCGCGCCCGTCGTCGAACTCGGCTCGCCGACGGCGGACGGGACGCTGTCGATTACGGTCGCGACGGAGGACGGAAACGAGACGACCGTCCTGGATCGAACGGCGGCCGGCATCGCCGCTCTTCGTACTGTGTTGGAGACGGAACTCGAGTAG
- a CDS encoding HD domain-containing protein — translation MKTIKDSVHDHIVVDGVARDLLDTPAVQRLRNITQLGTVSLVYPSANHTRFEHSLGVYHLACEALEHLGIEGREAERVQAAAILHDVGHGPFSHNLEELTHRKTGRYHDDVHDLLAAGEIGDVLREHDLEPDAVADLVAGNGRFGQIVSGELDVDRMDYLVRDAHHTGVPYGTIDHGRLVRELRFADGELVLAAGNVQTAESLLVARALMNPTVYSHSVARISKAMLRRAGEQLLEAEETDAHTLQRMDDHDLIVALRSSRATEEFSRRLDHRDLYKRAVWAEIDDVPGGIIEADHEAIREFEREIADLANVDPETVIIDVPSRPSMKESTTRVLVNGDVRQLGRQSPLVDALRAAQYSQWRLGVYSPDEMREPVGRAAVDVLGLDIDGPLVTEVRDGLYATLDQFVE, via the coding sequence ATGAAAACCATCAAGGACAGCGTTCACGACCACATCGTGGTCGACGGCGTGGCGCGGGACCTCCTCGACACCCCCGCCGTCCAGCGTCTGCGGAACATCACCCAACTCGGCACCGTCTCGCTCGTCTACCCCTCCGCGAACCACACCCGCTTCGAGCACAGCCTCGGCGTCTACCACCTCGCCTGCGAGGCCCTCGAGCACCTCGGCATCGAGGGTCGCGAGGCCGAGCGCGTCCAGGCCGCCGCAATCCTCCACGACGTCGGTCACGGCCCGTTCAGCCACAACCTCGAGGAGCTGACCCACCGAAAGACCGGCCGGTACCACGACGACGTCCACGACCTGCTGGCCGCGGGCGAGATTGGCGACGTCCTCCGCGAGCACGACCTCGAGCCCGACGCCGTCGCGGACCTGGTCGCCGGAAACGGCCGCTTCGGGCAGATCGTCTCCGGGGAACTGGACGTCGACCGGATGGACTACCTCGTGCGCGACGCCCACCACACGGGGGTTCCCTACGGGACGATCGACCACGGACGGCTGGTTCGCGAGCTTCGCTTCGCCGATGGCGAACTCGTCCTCGCGGCGGGGAACGTCCAGACCGCCGAGAGCCTCCTGGTCGCTCGCGCGCTGATGAATCCGACCGTCTACAGCCACAGCGTCGCCCGCATCAGCAAGGCGATGCTCCGTCGCGCGGGCGAACAGTTGCTCGAGGCCGAGGAAACGGACGCCCACACCCTCCAGCGGATGGACGACCACGACCTGATCGTCGCGTTGCGCTCGAGCAGGGCGACCGAAGAATTTTCCCGGCGCCTCGACCACCGTGACCTGTACAAACGAGCCGTCTGGGCCGAGATCGACGACGTCCCGGGCGGAATCATCGAGGCTGACCACGAGGCGATTCGAGAGTTCGAGCGCGAGATCGCCGACCTGGCGAACGTCGACCCGGAGACGGTTATCATTGACGTCCCGTCTCGCCCGTCGATGAAGGAGTCCACGACGCGCGTCCTGGTCAACGGCGACGTCCGCCAGCTGGGTCGTCAGTCCCCGCTCGTGGACGCGCTCCGTGCCGCTCAGTACTCCCAGTGGCGACTCGGCGTCTACTCGCCCGACGAGATGCGCGAACCCGTCGGTCGGGCCGCCGTCGACGTGCTAGGCCTCGACATCGACGGCCCGCTGGTCACCGAAGTGCGCGACGGACTGTACGCCACGCTCGATCAGTTCGTGGAGTGA
- a CDS encoding amidohydrolase family protein — protein MELTGTILRGADLEPVEGRLVVGDDGRIEAIEEEAVESDDVVLPAFINAHTHIGDSIAKEAGGGLTLEELVAPPDGLKHRLLRDASREELVSAVRTSLEYMERGGTAACFDFREGGVAGVEVLREAASGQAIDAYAFARGSLEAMEAGDGFGASGANDDTFGHEREATREAGKPFAIHAGEADPSDLHPAMDLEPEFLVHVVHPEDDHLERIASEEIPVVVCPRSNIVTGVGLPPVEELIDRTTLALGTDNVMLNSPSMFREMEFLAKLSDLPARDILRMATVNGASLLDLEYGSLEAGKVARVLVLDGDSPNIAGVRDPVRAVVRRAGVADVKRVVYAE, from the coding sequence ATGGAACTCACCGGAACGATTCTTCGGGGAGCGGACCTCGAGCCAGTCGAGGGCCGACTGGTCGTCGGCGACGACGGCAGAATCGAGGCCATCGAGGAGGAAGCAGTCGAGAGCGACGACGTCGTGCTCCCGGCATTTATCAACGCTCACACGCACATCGGCGACTCCATCGCGAAGGAGGCCGGCGGCGGGCTCACCCTCGAGGAACTCGTCGCGCCGCCGGACGGCCTCAAACATCGCCTCCTCCGGGACGCAAGTCGCGAGGAACTCGTCTCGGCTGTCCGAACCTCGCTCGAGTACATGGAACGCGGCGGCACGGCGGCCTGCTTCGACTTTCGGGAGGGCGGCGTCGCAGGCGTGGAGGTGCTTCGCGAGGCCGCCTCGGGCCAGGCGATCGACGCCTACGCGTTCGCCCGCGGGTCGCTCGAGGCGATGGAGGCGGGCGACGGCTTTGGGGCCAGCGGGGCCAACGACGACACTTTCGGCCACGAGCGCGAGGCGACCCGTGAGGCCGGCAAGCCCTTCGCCATCCACGCGGGCGAGGCCGACCCCAGCGACCTCCACCCGGCGATGGACCTCGAACCGGAGTTCCTGGTCCACGTCGTCCACCCCGAGGACGACCACCTCGAACGAATCGCAAGCGAGGAGATTCCCGTCGTGGTCTGTCCGCGCTCGAACATCGTCACCGGGGTCGGCCTCCCGCCCGTCGAGGAGCTAATCGACCGAACGACGCTCGCGCTGGGCACCGACAACGTGATGCTCAACTCGCCGTCGATGTTCCGGGAGATGGAGTTCCTCGCCAAACTCTCGGACCTCCCTGCCCGCGACATTCTGCGGATGGCGACGGTCAACGGGGCCTCCCTGCTGGATCTAGAATACGGCTCGCTCGAGGCCGGAAAGGTCGCCCGCGTGCTAGTGCTCGACGGCGATTCGCCGAACATCGCGGGCGTTCGCGATCCCGTTCGGGCGGTTGTCCGGCGGGCAGGGGTCGCCGACGTGAAGCGAGTCGTCTACGCCGAGTGA